In Candidatus Methanomethylicota archaeon, the genomic stretch ACCTAACATTTTAAGGTTGAATGAAGCTTGAAGGCAGGAATGGCTTTATCCCTGATCCCTTATATAATGAAATAGTTAAGCATATGCCTATTCCATCTGTGGAGGCAATCATAGTTAGGGATGATAAACTACTATTTTTAAGGAGGAAGAATGATCCTGCCAAGGGGCAGTGGTGGTTTCCTGGAGGGAGAATTAGAAGGGGAGAATCTATTGAGGAAGCTCTGCTTCAGGAGGTTAAGGAGGAAACTGGATTAACTGTAACTAGATATAGGTTTGTAAATGTGTATTTAAGAGTTTTCCCTGAAAGGCATGATATAACTATAGTTTATTTATGTGAATGTGATGATGGGGAGGTTAAGTTGAATGATGAGCATTCGGAATTCAAATTCTTTGAAGAAATACCTAAAGACATTCATCCATACCTGCTCAAGGCAATTCAAGATTCCGGCTGGAAACCTCTAAAAGATGGATAATGTTATCCAGATTGACTCGAAGTTGTTTAGGAATCATGTGTTTTTCAAGTTGGTTAAGCCTTTGAGCTATGTTCCAGCTGATAGATGCAAGTCGGGTTAAGGGAGTCGTGCATGGAATTGCGGTACTTGGCGTCACTATCGGTTATGGGAAGCCAGTAAAGCTGATGGATGCTATAGAAATTATCGCCGAACTATGTAATGTAGAACCCCAAATTGTGTTTAAGGAGGAGATGAAAGGCGATGTTAAAGCAACGTGGGCTGATGTAAGTAAGGCGAGGAAGCTATTGGGGTGGCAGCCGAGAACTAAGCTTAGAGATGGTCTTGAAGCTGAGAGAAGGTGGGTTAAGCAGGCTATGGAAATAGGTTTAATATAACACTATGAGTATATCCTTTAATGTGACTTTAGCGGTTAATAAGGTTGTGATAACGGCTGCTGGTATAGGTACTAGGTTGTTGCCTGTAACTAAGGAGACTCCTAAGGAGATGCTCCCATTGTTTAGCGTGAATAAGAAGGGTGAATTGTGTCTTAAACCAGTTCTTCAATTGATCTTTGAACAATTGTATGGTGTTGGCTTTAGGAACTTTTGTTTCGTTGTTGGTCGTGGTAAGAGATCCATAGAGGACCACTTCAATAAGAACTCAACCTTCATTAACTATCTTAGGGAGAAGGGCAAGCATGATCTAGCTGAGGAAATCGACTCATTTTACAGAAAGCTGGATAGCTCAAACATAGTTTTTGTGAACCAACCTGAACCATTAGGTTTTGGGGATGCTGTTTATAGAGCCCATGTTTTCACTCTTAATGAACCATTCCTCCTCCATGCAGGGGATGATCTGATCCTATCTAATGATAATTCGCATATTAGAAGGCTTATTAACATATTTACAAAAATGGGGTGCGATGTCGCCTTCCTAGTGGAGAGAGTTCAAGACCCTAGGAAGTATGGTGTGATAAATGGTGTTGAAATAGAGCCTGGAATTTACAAAGTTATCGACATAGTTGAGAAGCCTGAGAAACCTCCCTCCAACATTGCAGCGGTAGCAATCTATGTTTTTAATGAAAAGATTTATAAAGCAATTGAAATGGTGAAGCCAGATAGGGGAGGCGAGATCCAACTTACAGACGCCATTAAAAACCTGATTCTAAATGGTGGGAAAGTGTATTCCGTTGAACTACTTCCACATGAGAAGCGTATTGATGTGGGAACTCCAGAATCATATTGGATTGCTTTGGAGGAAACGTTTAAGTCAAGCGTGAGGGGCCTCTCACGATGAAGACCATATCCTTTTTCGGATTAGGCTATGTGGGTTTAACAACTGCAACATGCCTAGCTTCAAGGGGGTTTAAGGTTATCTGCTATGATGTGGATGAATCTAAGGTTGATGCTGTGAATAGTGGTAGGGCGCCATTCTTCGAACCCAAACTGGATGAACTGTTGGGGAGGGCTGTTGAGGAGGGGTATTTGAGA encodes the following:
- a CDS encoding NUDIX hydrolase → MKLEGRNGFIPDPLYNEIVKHMPIPSVEAIIVRDDKLLFLRRKNDPAKGQWWFPGGRIRRGESIEEALLQEVKEETGLTVTRYRFVNVYLRVFPERHDITIVYLCECDDGEVKLNDEHSEFKFFEEIPKDIHPYLLKAIQDSGWKPLKDG